In the Podospora bellae-mahoneyi strain CBS 112042 chromosome 4, whole genome shotgun sequence genome, one interval contains:
- the rtf2 gene encoding Replication termination factor 2 (EggNog:ENOG503NYBP; COG:S) — protein sequence MGNDGGSIPKRRELVKDAARAPTVSELKATAHESLNHAWTHDPLTSERLDLENAVSDWRGRLYNYESILKGLMPGDSDDTKTTESANGESPEATFASTGIKSLRDIVKLKVKRYTSPGTKEKGIWACPVTLKELGASTKSVYLVPCGHVFAETAIKQIHEEVCPECSEPFHSEDIIPILPTEKSDMERLAARNEALRAKGLTHSLKKDKSSSKKKRKADEANGTRSATGEEDTAKATPKSATSHRVSGINNAMTASLTAKVLAEQEERNKRRKLAAAGN from the coding sequence ATGGGAAACGATGGAGGCTCCATTCCCAAGAGGCGCGAATTGGTCAAAGACGCAGCCCGCGCGCCAACAGTAAGCGAGCTCAAAGCAACCGCACACGAGAGTCTCAACCACGCTTGGACTCATGATCCCCTCACCTCGGAGCGTCTGGATCTCGAAAATGCCGTGTCTGACTGGCGTGGTCGCCTCTACAACTACGAGTCCATTCTCAAGGGCCTGATGCCGGGCGACAGCGATGACACCAAAACCACCGAGTCAGCGAACGGCGAGTCCCCGGAGGCTACTTTCGCATCTACCGGTATCAAATCTCTTCGAGATATTGTTAAGCTTAAGGTCAAACGGTACACATCCCCTGgaacaaaggaaaagggaaTATGGGCCTGTCCGGTGACGCTAAAGGAGTTGGGGGCATCCACCAAATCTGTGTACCTTGTTCCATGTGGCCATGTCTTTGCCGAAACAGCCATCAAACAGATACACGAAGAAGTCTGTCCCGAGTGTAGCGAGCCGTTTCACTCCGAGGACATCATCCCTATCTTGCCAACTGAGAAGTCCGACATGGAAAGACTAGCGGCAAGAAACGAAGCCCTCCGTGCAAAGGGCTTGACGCACAGTTTAAAGAAGGATAAGTCATCCAGCAAAAAGAAACGCAAGGCCGACGAGGCCAATGGCACTCGCTCCGCGACAGGAGAAGAGGACACTGCGAAAGCAACGCCCAAGTCAGCCACTTCGCACCGGGTGAGTGGCATCAACAATGCCATGACAGCGTCGCTTACTGCCAAGGTGCTTGCTGAGCAAGAGGAACGCAACAAGCGGAGGAAACTGGCTGCTGCAGGGAACTAA